In Eriocheir sinensis breed Jianghai 21 chromosome 18, ASM2467909v1, whole genome shotgun sequence, the genomic stretch ACAACCAAATTAGCCGATGCTTTTGATGTCTTAGCTACACCTTCATTGTAAAACACGCGCCCCACCTTACAGCCCACAGTTTAACCAATTAAAGCAATAATCAAGTTGTGACGAGCAACAACCTTCGTATACATTACCATCACTCTTGTATGTGGCTGGTGGCTGTCCTGGTCTTCTCTAATGAAGGCCTGGCACTGACATACAACAGCCATTGTTCAATCTGGACATATTTATCTTCAAAATCTTCAAATATACATAGTTTTGCCCTAGCAAATGTATTTGCTTCCCTCACAGTCCTTTGCAATTTAGATTTACAATTAGAATATCAATTTCTTTTAAAACCAAAGTCTGCCATTAAAATCAGGTTCAAAACTAGCACAGTAGCTGCACTTCACTGTAACATGTAAACACGGACCCACAGCCCACACTGTCTCTTGATTTTCATGACAAAAATCAGGAAAGTGAATGCTCTGCCTGTAATATGTGAACACACGAGTGCCTTTAGATCTCATTTACAAAACAAACTTGTACCACCAAATTAACAATACAGAAGATTCAACTTATCTTTCTTCACTCTGAGGGTCCCAATATTAAAGCCTGGAGTCAGTCAGAATTTGATTTCAAAATAAAAATTTGGGAAACACACTAACGACCAAAGAACTAACAATGCACCTTCAAAATAACTTTAACCATATCTTCACACTTATAAATTGCATAATTGGATGTATGTCATTAGGTTACCTTGGGACACCACTTAATGGTTCAGTTACATTATTGCATAATAATCTTGAATTGAACATCATGAAGCCATCCTTTTGATACTTTTTTAGTAAATTGCACTTAGAGAGCACTAACCCacatacttcctttcctttccatgagAGGGGAGTCAATGAAGAAACTGATTACCTTTGCACATTCACATATTTGCCAGCATTACCACTAAATGCCATGCCAAAATTTGTTAGGTATACATACTCCACATTTTCAGTTCACTTTGATTTTGATATAACAGAAATTGCATGAACCTTATCACAAAGTTCAGGTCTATAATATCTGGGGAAAACTTGCTATCTGGTGGTTAGTTCCACTGTCTCCACACCTCCATCAACATGCGATTAGGAGTTTGTCAGTTTGCCATGTAGCTATAtaatactttttttcacttcactTACGAATACTCACTGACAATGGCTAAGCCTCGGGATATCAATACCACTTAATAGATTAATCATTTTCATGATGCACATGATCAAGTACGTCAAGTTTTGTGAACACTGTATGAGATGCCTTCTTCGGATTTTACTGGAGAAAGAATCCACCCTGTAAGTCACATTGAGCTGCCGGTGGATTGATTACTGTTGGTGCActcatagaaaaatatatattatcagGGCTGAGTTATTGTAGTCCCTACCTGGAAACTCCCTTACGGTGCTTATGCCACTGGTCTTGGTCAGGTTCTGAAGCACAACTTGGGGCAAGGCCTTTGAGAAGCAACATGAAGCAGATAGTTACATCACTTAGGTTGATAACACTTAGCAGCTTCCACTGAGATTTGACACATTTTTCGCTGAGATTTAAGCTCGCGCTGGGTCCCTGGCCCTCTTCCACGTGACTAGCTGCGGTCACTGAACTGGTAACCCTGGATGTCCTCCTCTGAAAGAACACACACCTGTTAGACAAGACATCGACGCACGACACAACTGACGACAACCACAACAGTTTAGAACTAAGAATCAGTTACTAATATTCACATTCAAGGATTACCTCCTAAGTGTGATTGCCTCATGTTAATTGTACAGAGGCTTAATTGTTAACTGAAATGCAACCTTGCTGGCCTCATGTGAATGTGGCTCCTCTCATCCAGCACTGACTGTTGTCATTAACATCATCCACACAATCCCATTTTCTACAGGCACTCAATGCAAGAAATTTTGTCCTCTGAAATGAGCCACAATATCACTTACACACCATTCAAGTGCTGTTACATTATACTCGGACAGTGAAAACTTAAATAGGAAATACATGCCAAGAATCTCACATTGAGTTtgtaggtctgtgtgtgtgtggaaccagGAGAGTAGGAGTTAGGTGTATCAGAATACTTAAAATTTTAGGAAACAATGGTTAAGAATATAAAGTATGTATGAGGAGAACACCAAAGCAAAACTATAGAAATATCCATAAGAAATCAGACAATGTTTTCAAGTCACAACTAAAACTCAAATTAACTatcaaataacaacaataaaaaatatataattcctGTTTCCAAGCATTtcagatttttatttttaatattattcttTGTTTGACAAAACTCTCCCCTTCAAGCTGTGAAATATTGTTAAGTAATATGCATTCAACACTAGACAAAACAAACAAGTGCATTAATTACTCAGAGGAGAGTGGTCAGCTGCAAAAAACAACTCTGCTGATATTTGTGTGTGAAGCTTCATTGAATAACACTGTTCTCAGGCAAGCATGAATGGCAGAGAATAAATATGCAGTTGAGTCAATAAACTTTTCAAGCAACAATGCAGTGAACTCAAGCGTCATGTGCTCGGAACATCAACAACTGGCCTTCACCTTTGTGCCAAGTGTGATGAAAGTTTTGCATGATTCTTTCACCCCAAGACTTTTTAATGCATGGTGAAGCAGCTGACTAGAGTAGAAAATTTGCAAAGCTGggccaaaagaaagaaaacaacaaaataataagtCAAAATACTAACCAAAACAATTAAAGCTTCAAACAGAATCAACAAAAAAGTTGCAGGGGTTGTCCATGGCCAGGCTGAAACTGTTGGTGCTGGCAGCTAGGTCAGGAGCCATCTGCTCCACCAGACGGGCAGGAGGGGCAGTAGGGTTAGGCTGGCTAGACTGAGGATGAGGGAcggcaggaggagggggatgagggtgGTTGTGGGAAGGAGGGATGCCTGCTGGGTGGGGGTGACTGTGGGGCTGGGGAGGGATGCCCGCTGGAGGGGGGTGGGGATGTGTTGGATGTGGGGGCAATAATGGGGGAATTCCCTtttgatgggagggagggggatgtgtattgtgtgtggtgtgtgggggatgtgGAGGGTGTGGGGGATGTGGGGTGTGTGGAGGGTGTGGGGGGTGTTGAGGGTGTGGGGGGTGTTGAGGGTGTGGGGGGTGTTGAGGGTGTGAGGCAAACACTTGGGGCACACCTGTGGGGTGCTGAAGAGAGGGGTGAGGCAGGTGGGGCTGCTGGGGCGGCTGGGACAAGGTGGTGGCTGTGGAACGCTCTGAACCGCTAGATCCTCCCCCCGTGCCAActgtccctccccctcctacaccactactaccgccaccgccgccccctccaccaacactaccactgcCTGACCCAGTCCCACCACTCCCTATCCGGCGGGCGCTGCGCTGGCTGGCCTCGCTATCACTCCCACTCTGTGCTGGAGACGCCgacttcctttccactttcttctGGGTCCCTCCGCTGCTACCTGAAGAGCCAGAAAATGCCGAGTTAAACATTAATCAAGGTAAGTAATCTTGACTGTTTTCACTGCAAACTACATAACACAGCATCTACTTGCACATCACATCAGCATAACAGATCAACAACCACAAGTCAACACTTGTTACCTGAGCCACTGTTAGTACTGCCATCTCTATTAAATGCAAAGGATTCATTGGTGTAATTAAACGGCATGGGTGTGAAGCCAGTGGCAGGGGGGACATAAGTGCCAGCATAAGGCATGTGTGGGCCACCCCAGGGGGAGGTGCCTGAGGGTGGGGGCAGAGGGGCGAGGGTGTCCCTGTCCGCCTCGCTCAGAGTGTCGTCCTCACCCAGCTTCAACCCTGCTAAGCCTGTGAGTATCATATCTATTAGAGAGGGAGACAAAATATAAGTGTATGGCCGCCACCAGTTCTGTGCCTTCACTACAGATGCACAGTGCTATTAAAGCTTAATATCTATGAGCATTGAGTGAACTGCTAcacgttcattctctctcttgatGCACAGAATTATATAGCAACAATATCTCACTTCATTCTGAGAGTCTATGAACTTTCTATATACACTGTTAATGGTTCACAGTAAAGACCATTAAATCCTGTGAGCAGCCACTGCAGATTAGTCACAAACACATTGGCAAACAACAACAGAGCAAACATTACAGCATGAAGTGGGGTGCATCTGCCAATTTGTATGCTCATCCTGTTCCATTTAATCCTCATGTCAGGATAAACATGACTTGGAAAAACTGAGCAGAGGTATGAAAATAAACTCATCAAAAGAGAGATTAACAAACGTAATTTTACTTTCATACCTCAGCTTAATTATTCCCAAGTAGTTTCATCCCAGACATAAGTACTACCTGGAATGGTGCATACAAATTAAGCACACCCTACAAAGGTAATAAAGTAACTAAGAGAACTGAAATCAAACTGTCACAACACTTCACACTTACTGGCACAAAGGTCACCAAACACATAGTAGCACTGCTCCGAGAAGTCCTTCTTATTAACAGTATGTCTAATGTAGCCCGCCTTGAGCATCTGAGCCGCGTACTTCCTTGCCTCCCGCCGGTCCTGGAAGCCATCGACTCTCTGGTGCAGCCAATCCACCACGTCAGCCCCTGCAGGTCAGAGACAAAACACACCAAGCCATTGACGTGAGCTACTTACTGGTGTAGTTACCCACTTTTCACTCTTCCATCTCATTCACTGGTCAACCCTTAGAACAGCTTTCCTTCTATGAGAAACTTTCAATCAGTGAATATCAACACACCTCTAGAACTAAATCTTATTAGCTACTCTTTTTGCATCAGCATTTTCTTTTGAGAGCACTTAGTTATGAGTACTTTtaattacttgttttttttcccttgttcccttcataattaaaaaaattaaaaattcaaTGACCCTCGCAATCAGCCTAATCCTCTCAACAGTTGCCCCCGACCCTAAATATTAGCAGCTACATTTAAGCCTGGCATGATATTACATTAAAAAAATTTCATCTACAGTCTACTTGGTGTTCCCTGATAAGTAAAGCACAAACTCACCAATGAATGCATTAGGTATGGTGATTTTGAGCCACATTCGGTCTCTAATCTCCAGGCCAGAGTCGGGAGCTGCCATTGTTCTCACTATGGTGTCCATCGGAGTATTGATTGTAAGCTTCATTTCTTCATACGGCCCTGAAGGTAGGAAATCAATTATAAAGCACGATATTCAGAAAAGACCTCTGGAACTTAACTTTATCACTTACttccatcattttcattattagcTTATTGCagatattttttaatatatttttagccCATGATAAGTTTcctttaatataataaataacacAAGATAATCACCAAAAGAGAAGCTAGGTTTCCCGAGTCCCTGGTACCCTGTGGATATAATAAATAATACATCTATAAAAGGCCTGAATATATCAACAAATGCAATGTAGTGCAAGAAAGAGTTGGTGGTGCTTACTCTCGGACTCTGGGAtgctggaggtgatggaggagctggtggaggtgagggtgctGACAGAGGGTGGGCGGCCAGGGAACTCGCCTGTTGAGGGGAAGCGAAATTCAGCCTTTCATTCACACTTTAACATTCACTCACTCTCAGAAAACACATATCTAGTCTATACTCTCAATTTAGACTCTTCCTTGATTGAAAATGATTTACTACACACTATACACAGCAAGTCCAGAAACAAATACCCTCTGCACTATGACCATTGCAAATCTACCCCAAAACAAGAACTCTCAGCCCTATGTGGCTCACCCACCATACAATGAACAACATATTCACTGAGGGCAAGTccagcaagataaaaaaaaaaaaggttttgaAGTTTGTCCCCTGTTAAACTACACTCCATGGCAAATCCCTTCAATAATAAACTCTCTCTCCAGCCTAGGGGCCTCACCCACCTGGCAGCCCCCGGCACGCCTGTGTGTGAGCCACCCAGGCCCCGGGGTCGATGGGTCGCACCGGCTCTGTTCGTGGTATGGTGAAGTAGCCTTTGGGGTTTGGATCCCAACACTTGGCAACCACAAGTTTTATAGGCCTGTAATTGAAAAGGTATCGTGTCAAAACTTGGAAAATTAATATGACAAAGGAAATTTCAATaacaaccaaaagaaaaaaaaaaaaaaagtagatatgaTAGTACATAGGGAATTACAAAGGTATGGGATGTAGTTTTTAAGCACTTAGGTTTTGTCAGAAATGTAAAACTAGCAagtagataaaagagaaaaatggggcCTGTGTGCAAGAATGGGAAAAACTGTCATGAAAGGAAAAATCATAATAGTAAATAGGAAATTAAAAAATAATAACCCACTGAACCATGCTACAATCCAATGCCCTTCTTCTAGCTGATTCCAAAACCAATTCGGACTACCATGCTTCACCCATTGAACTATACCACAGTCCACTTCCTTTGATGTCACACCTATTCCAAAACGAAGTAAATTCCCGTTAAAATTTCTGCTACATCGAAGTACACCacagtaataacaacagtaaGTAATATTAGAAACTATACAAAAGTTTAAATGTTGAGGGAACCCAAATTTTACCAATCAAGTATTACTGGAcaacacaagaagaggaaaaagaaaacacaaatgcTACAGCCTCataccaacaaaagaaaacatgcaactcaacaccaaaacaacaacagggTAGAAACACTCACCCAGGCTTTTGAACAACTTCCCTAAGCACCCTAACAGCCTCGTCATTACTCATGTTCTCAAAGTTAATATCGTTGACCTGGAGTATCATGTCCCCTGGCTCAATGCGACCATCCAGAGCCACAGCACCTCTGGAAAAGAACACAAATAATTGATACAGGTCTATAAGCAGCTTTACTACACTCAAGAATGATGGGCCTCTGATGTAAACACCAGATTTTTTTTAATGCTGCATTAGTATTTATCAACAGTTATGTGGTTAGTCTGGCTTTTTAATTTCGTATTTGGGACAGACTTAGCTAGAAGTGTTAATTTTACAAAGCTGACACAGTACAAACTCAGCCATAAAAATTCAAGAAAATCAACCAACCATGCCCTGAAAATGGGTCAACAATGCAAATCAGGCACATTATTGCTACTAAGGACTAATGTGGTGTTTAATAAATAAGGCAATAGTATAACCTATAGTCATTAAGTTCCATGTTACTTCTATTGTCATGATTTTGTATTGGTAAAATGAAAAAATACTCCAAAAAAATTATTAAGCCTTTTGAAAACTGAGTGTAAACTGCAGTCATCGTAAGTAGCTACCATGTTATTTCAAGGTTGTCAGAAGATTTTCACCTCTTTACCAATACCCTCCTCTTATTAAtctaaaattgacctctcttctggccacttaTTTTTGTTTACTATTATAGGAGCAGTGTTTGGTgggctttttacttttttttgtttttgcccttgatctaACTCTTTACTGCATGAAAcccctcttctatttctcctcccccacctcaccccttCATTATTGAGCCCACGTAGATTCCGCCGTCTCCCCCTTTGCTGGACTGGCCCACGATGGAGATGCCCAGGAAGTTGACCGTGTCCATGTTGAGGGTGACGGTGATGATGTTGAGGGACATGGTAGAGTCTgtgatggaggagatggaggaggtgcgGGACATGGCAGGCTGCAGACGGTGCCGGCGCTGCTTTTTCCGCCTGTGCCGCGCGTGTAGCCTTGACACACTACTGCTCCctgggggtgagaggaggaggagctcagtgAGGGAGAAATGACaattgaaaaacaaaacaaattcaTTATAGCTGTGATTCAAAATAACACACTAGAATACACTCATATCTCAAACCATTTTCCTTCCTGACGTGAACAATACAGACACACTCCAGCCACTCTTGGACACATTGCTTCCTAGTGTTTTGTGGTtatggaacttttttttttttttctttcttttttttgtcgctgcctattgcgccggtaggcttcttcccggtggggcctgatggtcggcccagctgagtgtttatagtggcgccatcttgcattggctcatgctgccctcccggagctcatctttaatcctagaatctagagtccgggttgacaggtggtcttctggacagcgtaTGAAAGTTCTAATTCTGTGATGATCTTATAACTTCTTGCCTCTTTACCTGTACATTACCAACAAAGCATCATCCACTCACTCTGAAAATGCTGCTTACCACTACTGTGCTCTGTGacctcatattttctttcttgcctACTGACTTCTACATTATAGAGAAAATACAATCCAGTCACTCCAGAAAATAGTTTACTACTACAATTACGTGAGTTTTTTGGTAGTAGTACATGATGATTTCAAActctcttgcttctctttcttaatCAGGCAAATATGACAGACCAGGGGCTAAGCAAATATAAAAACCATGTTATAACACAGCGTTCAAGTGAAGATCTGTCGCTATGAACAAGTCCCCGCGCCTCTTTACccgtggtggtggctgtgatgcGACTGGAGGCGTCATCGTCAGAATCAAAGAAGCTCGTGGACTCCAGGTCTGAGCTGATCATGGAGGAGGACTCGTAGCCATGGTGGCGGGGCACGCGGGTCCCATGGCCGTTGATCCGCATTGCTGCAAGTTGATAGACGTGTCAAATTAGTAAAGTTTTCAAGTTAATAAAGCTACCCAACAAGAAATGTATTGATTCCCCATTGATATTATAAGACCCTATGATAGGACATATAATAGAAAAATGTTAACTACCCAATATACGTAGGAGCAC encodes the following:
- the LOC127000371 gene encoding segment polarity protein dishevelled homolog DVL-3-like isoform X3 → MEETKIIYHIDDEETPYLVKIPKAPDKVTLADFKNVLNRPSYKFFFKSMDDDFGVVKEEIIDDDAPLPCFNGRVVSWIVSADSSVVSDNVSQCAEVEGGRPPPYHHGETTSQLEDSTCTETESVISTRRDRHHRSSRHHKFDKYNDRHFVDPMRINGHGTRVPRHHGYESSSMISSDLESTSFFDSDDDASSRITATTTGSSSVSRLHARHRRKKQRRHRLQPAMSRTSSISSITDSTMSLNIITVTLNMDTVNFLGISIVGQSSKGGDGGIYVGSIMKGGAVALDGRIEPGDMILQVNDINFENMSNDEAVRVLREVVQKPGPIKLVVAKCWDPNPKGYFTIPRTEPVRPIDPGAWVAHTQACRGLPGEFPGRPPSVSTLTSTSSSITSSIPESERPYEEMKLTINTPMDTIVRTMAAPDSGLEIRDRMWLKITIPNAFIGADVVDWLHQRVDGFQDRREARKYAAQMLKAGYIRHTVNKKDFSEQCYYVFGDLCANMILTGLAGLKLGEDDTLSEADRDTLAPLPPPSGTSPWGGPHMPYAGTYVPPATGFTPMPFNYTNESFAFNRDGSTNSGSGSSGGTQKKVERKSASPAQSGSDSEASQRSARRIGSGGTGSGSGSVGGGGGGGGSSGVGGGGTVGTGGGSSGSERSTATTLSQPPQQPHLPHPSLQHPTGVPQVFASHPQHPPHPQHPPHPQHPPHPPHTPHPPHPPHPPHTTHNTHPPPSHQKGIPPLLPPHPTHPHPPPAGIPPQPHSHPHPAGIPPSHNHPHPPPPAVPHPQSSQPNPTAPPARLVEQMAPDLAASTNSFSLAMDNPCNFFVDSV